The Bacteroidota bacterium genome includes a region encoding these proteins:
- a CDS encoding acetyl-CoA C-acyltransferase: MKEVYIVAVARTPIGSFGGGLASLTAPQLGAHVIKAAVERSGIQFSDVQEVYMGNVLSANIGQAPVTQAMLAAGIPDSTPSTTINKVCASGMKAIMLGAQSIMLGTNDIVVAGGMESMSNVPYYLASERWGAKMGNKEVTDGVIKDGLWDPYGNKHMGSCGETCAREYKFSREDQDNYAIESYRRAAEAWKDGHFANEVVPVVIPQKKGEPIIIREDEDYTKVKMDRIPTLSPAFEKEGTITAANASNINDGAAAVVLMSKERVEAMGIKPLAKIIGFADAQQAPEWFTTTPAKAMPKAIKNAGLEISDIDYFEINEAFAVVALANMKDLGIRHDRTNIYGGGVSIGHPVGSSGARITITLLSALQNNNAKYGCAGICNGGGGASAIVIERM; the protein is encoded by the coding sequence ATGAAAGAAGTATATATCGTTGCCGTTGCCCGCACACCTATCGGGAGTTTTGGGGGAGGATTAGCGTCGTTAACCGCACCACAACTAGGTGCTCATGTTATTAAGGCTGCTGTTGAACGTTCAGGAATACAATTCTCAGATGTTCAGGAAGTGTATATGGGAAATGTGCTTTCCGCTAATATCGGACAGGCTCCTGTAACACAAGCTATGTTGGCGGCAGGTATTCCGGATTCCACTCCATCCACAACTATTAATAAAGTTTGTGCTTCGGGAATGAAAGCAATAATGCTTGGTGCTCAATCAATTATGCTCGGAACCAACGATATTGTGGTAGCAGGAGGAATGGAAAGTATGAGTAATGTTCCCTATTATCTCGCAAGTGAGCGTTGGGGAGCTAAAATGGGAAATAAGGAAGTTACTGACGGAGTTATTAAAGATGGCCTGTGGGATCCTTATGGCAACAAACACATGGGAAGCTGCGGGGAGACCTGTGCAAGAGAATATAAATTTTCGAGAGAAGATCAGGATAATTATGCAATAGAAAGTTATCGCAGAGCAGCGGAAGCATGGAAAGATGGACATTTCGCTAACGAAGTGGTTCCGGTTGTTATTCCTCAGAAAAAGGGTGAACCTATAATTATTCGTGAAGATGAAGATTATACCAAGGTGAAAATGGATCGTATTCCAACCCTATCTCCGGCCTTCGAAAAAGAAGGAACCATAACGGCTGCAAATGCAAGTAATATCAACGATGGCGCAGCTGCAGTAGTTTTAATGAGCAAAGAAAGAGTAGAGGCCATGGGAATAAAACCCTTGGCTAAAATTATCGGTTTTGCCGATGCACAACAAGCTCCGGAATGGTTTACTACAACGCCAGCCAAGGCAATGCCTAAAGCAATTAAAAATGCAGGTCTGGAGATAAGTGATATCGATTATTTTGAAATAAATGAAGCATTTGCCGTGGTCGCTCTTGCAAACATGAAAGACCTCGGAATTCGCCACGACAGAACTAATATTTATGGTGGTGGCGTATCTATCGGACACCCAGTTGGAAGTTCTGGTGCGAGAATTACGATTACTTTATTGAGTGCACTTCAAAATAACAACGCGAAATATGGTTGCGCAGGAATTTGTAATGGTGGTGGGGGTGCGAGTGCGATTGTGATTGAAAGGATGTGA
- a CDS encoding PKD domain-containing protein, translating to MKNYILLLLSLITINNLHASEGGGDAPIANYSYYIEYVGFGSEVYYLNESIDGVTYFWDFGDGGTSTDLNPVHAYPEPGIFIVCLTSTNDFGSDTYCDTLNTYYPPSADYSFTGDPTVIFTDMTTNFPSTWDWFFGDGEMSALQNPEHTYLANGDYTACLSAGNPGGTSYVCKTVTISSYATTEAAFSYTGDPMVAFTDLSTLDPFAWEWEFGDGSTSTVQNPFHTYIDEGTFTVCLTATNAGGSNTYCQDILIEEAIAVPNAEFSYLIIDLGIALVDESTNDPFAWDWDFGDGNTSTEQNPTHVYTEEGNYDICLIATNAGGYDVVCKTVFLETGINDPAIQNCLIYPNPSSESITIQLQNQISNGELIVYDITGKIVSKILIQGSDKIFLSIKDLKQENYSLIIKEQNIVVGKGNFVRITK from the coding sequence ATGAAAAATTATATACTCCTCCTTTTATCCCTGATAACAATTAATAATTTACATGCTTCTGAAGGTGGTGGCGACGCTCCCATTGCAAATTATAGTTATTATATTGAGTATGTGGGCTTTGGATCGGAAGTATATTATTTAAATGAGAGTATTGATGGTGTAACCTATTTCTGGGATTTTGGTGATGGAGGCACTTCCACTGATTTAAATCCCGTACACGCTTATCCTGAACCCGGAATTTTTATCGTGTGTTTAACTTCCACGAATGATTTTGGTTCGGATACGTATTGTGATACTTTAAATACTTATTATCCTCCCTCTGCTGATTATTCATTTACCGGCGACCCAACAGTAATTTTTACCGATATGACAACAAATTTTCCTTCCACATGGGATTGGTTTTTTGGTGACGGCGAAATGTCGGCTCTGCAAAATCCGGAACATACCTATTTGGCAAATGGAGATTACACTGCCTGTTTATCGGCAGGCAATCCGGGTGGGACAAGTTATGTTTGTAAAACAGTAACGATCAGCAGTTATGCAACAACGGAAGCAGCATTTAGTTATACAGGCGATCCCATGGTTGCATTTACCGACCTATCAACCCTTGATCCCTTTGCCTGGGAATGGGAATTTGGTGACGGCTCGACTTCTACAGTGCAAAATCCTTTTCATACTTACATTGACGAAGGCACATTTACAGTTTGTCTTACTGCAACAAATGCAGGAGGGTCAAATACTTATTGTCAAGATATACTTATAGAAGAGGCTATTGCAGTACCCAATGCAGAATTTTCTTATTTAATTATCGATCTCGGAATTGCATTAGTAGATGAATCAACCAACGATCCCTTTGCATGGGATTGGGATTTTGGTGATGGAAATACATCCACCGAACAAAACCCAACACATGTATACACTGAAGAAGGTAATTATGATATTTGTCTCATTGCTACTAATGCCGGAGGATACGACGTAGTTTGCAAAACTGTATTTCTTGAAACCGGAATAAATGATCCTGCAATTCAAAATTGTTTAATTTATCCAAACCCTTCCTCAGAATCAATTACCATCCAACTGCAAAACCAAATCTCCAATGGTGAATTAATTGTTTATGATATAACCGGAAAAATTGTATCCAAAATATTAATTCAAGGTTCAGATAAAATATTTTTATCGATAAAAGATTTAAAACAAGAGAATTATTCATTAATAATTAAAGAGCAAAATATTGTAGTTGGAAAAGGAAATTTTGTTCGAATAACGAAATAA
- a CDS encoding imidazolonepropionase, whose translation MASTLIQNIKTLWQTDNGTRKLVSGKDMSEIPHINNAWLLMENDKITGFGEMNNAPQNANTIFDATDKMVLPAFCDSHTHLVFAANREDEFAMRIQGKSYEEIAAAGGGILNSVKKLMLMEESELFDKAWVRLEELKQLGTGAIEIKSGYGLTLEAELKMLRVIRTLREKSKVLIRSTFLGAHAIPAEYKNDRSGYIKLIIEEMLPKIAGEGLADYCDVFCEKGYFTNEETDEILQAASKYNLKGKIHVNQFTNSGGIDIAIKNNALSVDHLEYLNETEIDALKNSKTLPVALPGCSFFINIPYTPGRQIIDAGLPLILASDFNPGTAPSGNMAFVIALACTQMKLTPEEAINAATINGAAAMELENEVGTIAVGKKANLILTKKINSLAEIPYSFASNLIEKVII comes from the coding sequence ATGGCTTCCACTCTGATTCAAAATATCAAAACTCTCTGGCAAACTGATAACGGGACAAGAAAACTTGTTTCGGGAAAGGATATGTCCGAAATACCCCATATAAACAATGCCTGGTTATTAATGGAAAATGATAAAATTACAGGATTCGGGGAGATGAACAATGCACCTCAAAATGCAAATACAATATTCGACGCAACAGATAAAATGGTATTACCTGCTTTTTGCGATAGCCATACTCATTTGGTTTTTGCCGCAAATCGCGAGGATGAATTTGCCATGCGCATTCAGGGAAAATCTTATGAAGAAATTGCAGCTGCCGGTGGAGGCATTTTAAACTCCGTTAAAAAATTAATGTTAATGGAGGAATCGGAATTATTCGACAAAGCCTGGGTGCGACTGGAAGAATTAAAACAGCTCGGAACCGGAGCAATTGAAATTAAAAGCGGATATGGACTTACTTTAGAAGCAGAACTTAAAATGCTTCGTGTAATTAGAACACTAAGGGAAAAAAGTAAAGTATTGATCAGATCAACCTTTCTCGGTGCACATGCAATTCCTGCCGAATATAAAAATGATCGCAGTGGTTATATCAAATTAATTATTGAAGAGATGTTGCCAAAAATCGCAGGTGAAGGTCTCGCCGATTATTGTGATGTATTTTGTGAAAAGGGATATTTTACAAATGAGGAAACGGATGAAATTTTACAGGCTGCTTCCAAATATAATTTAAAAGGGAAGATCCATGTAAATCAATTTACCAATAGCGGAGGAATAGATATTGCGATAAAAAACAATGCGCTTAGTGTTGATCATTTAGAATATTTAAATGAAACCGAGATAGACGCCTTAAAAAACAGCAAAACCTTACCTGTTGCTCTGCCGGGGTGTTCCTTTTTTATCAATATTCCGTATACACCGGGGCGACAAATAATTGACGCGGGATTACCCTTGATATTGGCAAGTGATTTTAATCCTGGCACTGCACCATCCGGAAATATGGCCTTTGTAATTGCCCTTGCCTGCACCCAAATGAAACTAACTCCCGAAGAAGCAATTAATGCTGCAACTATAAATGGCGCCGCTGCAATGGAACTCGAAAATGAAGTGGGAACAATTGCAGTTGGCAAAAAAGCAAATCTAATCCTCACAAAAAAAATAAATTCGCTTGCGGAGATACCGTATAGTTTTGCGAGTAATTTAATTGAGAAGGTAATTATTTAA
- the aroC gene encoding chorismate synthase yields the protein MAGNSFGNLFRITTFGESHGVALGVVIDGCPPGLKLDIPFMQNEMARRKPGQSKITTQRQEGDEFEILSGVYDGITTGTPIGIIIRNEDQKSKDYSHLVDNYRPSHADFTYDEKYGFRDHRGGGRSSARETAARVIAGSIAKQILIKNNITVQAYVNSVGEIKLNKHYTELDLSKTEDNIIRCPDENIAQQMIDFIAEIKKQGDTIGGTICCVIKNCPSGIGDPVFDKLHATLGKAMLSINAVKGFEYGSGFSGTKMKGSEHNDIFDYDADNKKIITKTNNSGGIQGGISNGMDIYFNVAFKPVATILRPQESVNNNGDKIVVEGKGRHDPCVLPRAVPIVEAMAALVIVDHLLLQKALGGEADASRNIAQA from the coding sequence ATGGCGGGGAATAGTTTTGGTAATTTATTTCGCATCACCACCTTCGGTGAATCGCATGGTGTGGCACTTGGCGTTGTTATTGATGGTTGTCCCCCGGGATTAAAACTTGATATTCCATTCATGCAAAATGAAATGGCACGACGCAAACCGGGACAGTCGAAAATTACAACTCAAAGGCAAGAGGGTGACGAATTTGAAATTTTAAGCGGTGTTTATGATGGAATTACAACAGGAACTCCAATTGGGATAATAATTCGCAATGAGGATCAAAAATCTAAAGATTATTCGCATTTGGTAGATAATTATCGACCTAGTCATGCCGATTTTACTTATGATGAAAAATACGGTTTTCGCGATCACCGGGGTGGAGGAAGAAGCAGTGCCAGAGAAACAGCCGCCCGTGTTATTGCAGGTAGCATCGCGAAACAAATTTTAATAAAAAATAATATCACTGTTCAGGCTTATGTAAATTCGGTGGGAGAAATTAAACTGAACAAACATTATACTGAATTGGATCTTTCAAAAACAGAGGATAATATTATTCGTTGTCCCGATGAAAACATCGCACAACAAATGATAGATTTTATTGCGGAAATAAAAAAACAAGGTGATACAATAGGTGGAACAATTTGTTGTGTTATAAAAAATTGTCCTTCGGGAATTGGTGACCCTGTATTTGATAAATTACATGCAACATTGGGAAAAGCGATGTTGAGTATTAATGCTGTTAAAGGATTTGAATATGGTTCCGGATTTTCAGGAACAAAAATGAAAGGATCGGAACATAATGATATTTTTGATTACGATGCTGATAATAAAAAGATCATTACCAAAACAAATAATTCGGGCGGTATTCAGGGTGGAATAAGCAATGGGATGGATATTTATTTTAATGTGGCATTTAAACCTGTGGCCACAATTTTACGTCCGCAGGAAAGTGTAAATAATAATGGGGATAAAATTGTAGTGGAAGGGAAGGGGCGACATGACCCTTGTGTATTGCCAAGGGCAGTGCCGATTGTGGAGGCAATGGCGGCGTTGGTGATTGTGGATCATTTGTTATTGCAAAAAGCATTGGGTGGGGAAGCGGACGCTTCAAGGAACATTGCACAAGCGTAA
- a CDS encoding SDR family NAD(P)-dependent oxidoreductase: MQYWYITGTGSGLGNAIAQAVLMRGNTKVFGLSRHQTISHPNYVHHIIDLSDLEQTKKFKFEPFNKNDQVVLINNAGSLGKIGFVGNVDDETIIETYNLNCISPHILMGKFIAEYSGWECKKVVINVSSGAATTPYDGWGIYCASKSALEMLTLCVAKEQELILNNIKFFSVAPGVMDTAMQEQIRNIDPGVFSRREKFVDLNKNKQLYDVHAVAEKYLEIVDNAYTMKETIQRIVL, translated from the coding sequence ATGCAATATTGGTATATCACAGGAACAGGCTCAGGATTAGGAAATGCAATTGCACAGGCAGTGCTAATGCGTGGTAATACAAAAGTGTTTGGATTATCAAGACATCAAACAATTTCTCATCCTAATTATGTGCATCATATTATTGATCTTTCGGATCTGGAGCAAACTAAAAAATTTAAATTTGAACCCTTTAATAAAAATGATCAGGTAGTTTTAATTAATAATGCAGGTTCCTTAGGCAAGATCGGATTTGTTGGAAATGTGGATGATGAAACTATTATTGAAACCTATAATCTGAATTGTATCTCTCCGCATATTTTAATGGGAAAATTTATTGCGGAATATTCGGGTTGGGAATGTAAAAAAGTAGTTATTAACGTTTCTTCCGGTGCTGCTACAACACCTTATGATGGTTGGGGAATTTATTGTGCCAGTAAATCGGCGCTTGAAATGCTTACACTCTGTGTTGCAAAAGAACAGGAACTCATATTAAATAATATTAAATTTTTCTCCGTTGCACCGGGTGTTATGGATACTGCCATGCAGGAACAGATCAGAAATATTGACCCCGGAGTTTTTTCCCGAAGAGAAAAATTTGTAGATCTCAATAAAAATAAACAACTTTATGATGTGCACGCTGTAGCGGAAAAGTACCTTGAAATTGTAGATAATGCGTATACAATGAAGGAAACTATTCAAAGAATTGTTTTATGA
- a CDS encoding amidohydrolase, with translation MIYFLLALFSFSKPDQIQADRIVINAKIYTVDSAFSVAEAMAIFDGRIMAVGSNDSIMANYWSLTVDDMEGKIIYPGFIDPHCHFLNYGIQKSYTDLTNTTSFLEVTERIKLHNASKTGGWIIGRGWDQNDWEIKEFPDKTALDQIFPDKPVYLIRVDGHAALVNTKAMEVTGINEKTVIEGGVVELKNGKCTGILLDNAMELVNKKMPTKSKTFLQNALLTAQEDCFEVGLTSVQDAGLDVWEIQNIKALDEAKKLEMRMYVMVNAGEKNYNYFRENGGIFTHHLRVQSFKYYADGALGSRGASLLKPYSDDAGNTGILYFPYDSLLKEAQKIYDMGFQMCTHAIGDSANRNMLNIYGAILQGKNDLRWRIEHCQVVNKNDINKFGKYSIIPSVQPTHCTSDMYWADERLGAERIKSAYAYKDLLKQNGFIVNGSDFPVEGINPLFGFYAAVSRKDQKNFPEKGFQKENALTRQEALKGMTIWAAYSAFEEDEKGSLEPGKYADYTVLEKDIMTIPENELWNVKVLQTVVGGRVMYDAK, from the coding sequence ATGATCTATTTTTTACTTGCGCTATTTTCATTTTCCAAACCGGATCAAATTCAGGCCGACCGCATTGTAATAAATGCAAAAATATATACTGTGGATTCTGCTTTCTCTGTTGCAGAAGCTATGGCTATTTTTGATGGTCGCATTATGGCAGTTGGTTCAAACGATTCAATAATGGCAAATTATTGGTCGCTTACGGTGGATGATATGGAGGGCAAAATAATTTATCCCGGTTTTATAGATCCGCATTGTCACTTTTTAAATTATGGTATCCAAAAATCATATACCGATCTTACAAATACAACATCATTTTTGGAAGTAACCGAAAGAATTAAATTACACAATGCCTCCAAAACCGGCGGTTGGATAATTGGCAGAGGTTGGGATCAAAATGATTGGGAGATAAAAGAATTCCCGGATAAAACCGCATTGGATCAGATATTTCCCGACAAACCTGTTTATTTAATTCGTGTGGATGGGCATGCTGCACTTGTAAATACTAAGGCAATGGAGGTGACAGGTATTAATGAAAAAACTGTTATAGAGGGCGGAGTAGTTGAATTAAAAAATGGTAAATGCACAGGTATTTTATTGGATAATGCAATGGAGCTTGTAAATAAAAAAATGCCGACTAAATCTAAAACATTTTTGCAAAATGCATTATTAACCGCACAGGAAGATTGTTTTGAAGTGGGATTAACTTCTGTGCAGGATGCTGGTTTGGATGTATGGGAAATTCAAAACATAAAAGCCCTCGACGAAGCGAAAAAATTGGAGATGCGAATGTATGTAATGGTAAATGCCGGGGAAAAAAATTATAATTATTTTAGAGAGAATGGTGGAATTTTTACACATCATTTGCGCGTGCAATCATTTAAATATTATGCTGATGGTGCACTTGGAAGCAGAGGTGCATCCCTATTAAAACCGTATTCTGATGATGCAGGTAATACAGGTATATTATATTTTCCATACGATTCATTATTAAAGGAAGCACAAAAAATATATGATATGGGATTTCAAATGTGCACCCATGCGATCGGCGATTCGGCAAATAGAAATATGTTGAATATTTATGGTGCCATTTTGCAGGGTAAAAATGACCTGCGATGGAGAATTGAACATTGTCAGGTCGTGAATAAAAATGATATCAATAAATTCGGTAAATATTCTATAATTCCATCAGTGCAACCCACTCATTGCACAAGTGATATGTATTGGGCAGATGAAAGGTTAGGTGCCGAAAGAATTAAATCGGCTTATGCATATAAAGACCTGTTAAAACAAAACGGATTTATAGTAAATGGTTCCGATTTTCCGGTGGAAGGAATTAATCCGCTTTTTGGATTTTATGCTGCAGTTTCCCGAAAAGACCAAAAGAATTTTCCAGAAAAAGGATTTCAAAAAGAAAATGCTTTAACCCGTCAGGAAGCATTAAAGGGCATGACCATCTGGGCTGCCTATAGCGCTTTCGAAGAAGATGAAAAGGGAAGCCTGGAACCCGGAAAATATGCCGATTATACTGTTCTCGAAAAGGATATTATGACCATTCCTGAAAATGAATTGTGGAATGTGAAGGTGTTGCAAACTGTTGTGGGAGGGAGGGTAATGTATGATGCTAAATAA
- a CDS encoding DUF1761 domain-containing protein: MNSRTILAALVGAVVSFLMGFLLYGLLLMDYFESNVQTYEGLMKPEEDAMIGYVVSSILQGILMCYILNSAGVRSLGKGAIMGAIVVLLIGAWTSTWYLTGMNWYTSYSVFIVDILASGVMGLVIGGAVGWMLGRGNKTAA, from the coding sequence ATGAACTCAAGAACAATTTTAGCAGCCTTAGTTGGCGCTGTAGTTAGTTTTTTAATGGGATTCCTGCTTTACGGCCTCCTGCTTATGGACTATTTTGAAAGTAATGTTCAAACCTATGAGGGGTTGATGAAACCTGAAGAAGATGCGATGATTGGATATGTTGTGAGTAGTATTTTACAGGGTATATTGATGTGTTATATACTCAATTCCGCCGGAGTCAGGTCATTGGGGAAAGGCGCAATTATGGGCGCGATTGTAGTTTTATTAATTGGCGCCTGGACGAGCACATGGTATTTAACAGGTATGAATTGGTATACCTCGTATTCAGTTTTTATAGTTGATATTTTAGCAAGCGGTGTTATGGGACTTGTTATAGGAGGAGCAGTTGGTTGGATGTTGGGAAGAGGTAATAAAACTGCTGCCTAA
- a CDS encoding universal stress protein, whose amino-acid sequence MSILFPTDFSDESAKSFEFALNIAKKLNISITLIHVYPLPMTFPSMDEGRFNDMSENMMQITETAMEERLKLFKDTLRDKYSNNYPEMISVSGMLKMGFVGEEVARAAKEVNAAFVVLCVKSAKKVKRFLGGNDVASIIRKCDQPIITVPENYEINTITNFAYATDLTFNDNSIISRIIELASNFENSHIKCFHVHDSNLDVENAIIDDFIQQYKTEANRRLISFELIDNINIIDGIDYFIQSRDIDLLVVLKQKKYWLEVFESSMTKKLVFHENVPMLIYHE is encoded by the coding sequence ATGAGTATTCTTTTTCCGACCGATTTCAGTGATGAATCAGCAAAATCCTTTGAATTTGCGCTGAATATTGCAAAAAAACTGAACATTTCCATAACCCTGATACATGTTTACCCCTTACCTATGACCTTTCCGAGTATGGATGAGGGTAGATTTAATGATATGTCGGAAAATATGATGCAGATAACCGAAACTGCCATGGAAGAGCGACTAAAACTCTTTAAAGACACACTTCGCGACAAATACAGCAACAATTATCCGGAAATGATCTCAGTTTCCGGTATGTTGAAAATGGGTTTTGTGGGTGAGGAAGTTGCGCGTGCAGCGAAGGAAGTTAATGCTGCTTTTGTTGTTCTTTGTGTTAAAAGTGCTAAAAAAGTGAAACGATTTCTTGGAGGGAACGACGTTGCCTCCATCATTAGAAAATGCGATCAACCCATAATTACGGTGCCGGAGAATTATGAGATCAATACGATCACGAATTTCGCATATGCTACGGATCTCACTTTTAATGACAATAGTATAATTAGCCGAATAATAGAACTAGCCTCCAATTTTGAGAATTCACATATTAAATGTTTCCACGTTCATGATAGCAACCTCGATGTTGAAAATGCTATCATCGACGATTTTATTCAGCAATACAAAACGGAAGCAAACAGGCGACTTATCAGCTTCGAACTGATTGATAACATAAACATTATTGATGGTATCGACTACTTCATCCAAAGTCGCGACATTGATCTTCTTGTAGTTTTAAAACAAAAAAAATACTGGTTAGAGGTTTTCGAAAGCAGTATGACGAAGAAACTGGTGTTTCATGAAAATGTTCCGATGTTGATTTATCATGAATGA
- a CDS encoding RNA polymerase sigma factor: MTPKEYNQIVDLWADGVYRFIRKNLRSDDDSHDIVQNAFEILWKNHENVQFDKAKSYLFSTAYHNMIDHIRKHKRMDYVEEIDEAARGGTADVQVDVKEAIEKALAKLPEVQKNCVLLRDYEGYAYDEIGEILQLSESQVKVYIFRARQSLKEYLVSIHHLI, from the coding sequence ATGACACCAAAAGAATATAACCAGATAGTGGATTTATGGGCTGATGGTGTCTATCGGTTCATCCGGAAAAATCTAAGAAGCGACGACGATTCGCACGATATCGTTCAAAACGCCTTCGAAATTTTATGGAAGAATCACGAAAACGTTCAATTTGACAAGGCTAAAAGTTATCTGTTCAGCACTGCGTATCACAATATGATAGATCATATCAGAAAACATAAACGAATGGATTATGTGGAGGAAATTGATGAGGCAGCAAGAGGTGGAACCGCAGATGTGCAGGTAGATGTAAAAGAAGCCATCGAAAAAGCACTGGCAAAATTACCGGAGGTGCAAAAAAACTGTGTATTGCTTCGCGATTATGAAGGATATGCATATGATGAGATAGGAGAAATTTTGCAGTTGAGTGAAAGTCAGGTTAAAGTTTATATTTTTCGTGCAAGACAAAGTTTAAAAGAATATTTAGTAAGCATTCATCATTTAATATGA
- a CDS encoding TIGR00159 family protein codes for MLLQIQIGFLEVTFIDIIDILLVAFILFQLYRLVKGSLAFTIFIGLIVIYVLSLVTEAMELRLMSEILGAFINVGVIALLIVFQPEIRRFLLYVGRSSDFRKVKFWRSMSLKKIRAGEYNHKEVNELTEAILNLSNMKTGALIVIPQTSHLRFYQNTGIQINAMISKDIIESIFYKNSPLHDGALIIADHKIASAKCVLPLSDNPDLPAKFGLRHRSGLGITEQSDATCIIVSEATGEISYAREGKLYQNIKKEELRKLIARSLFHSIN; via the coding sequence ATGTTGCTACAAATTCAAATTGGTTTTTTGGAGGTCACCTTTATCGATATTATCGATATATTATTAGTTGCATTCATTTTATTTCAATTATACAGATTAGTTAAAGGCAGCCTTGCTTTCACCATTTTTATTGGTTTGATCGTAATATATGTTTTGAGTTTGGTTACAGAGGCCATGGAATTGCGATTGATGAGTGAAATTCTCGGAGCCTTTATTAATGTTGGTGTAATTGCATTATTAATAGTTTTTCAACCCGAAATAAGGCGTTTTCTCTTATATGTGGGTAGAAGCAGCGATTTCAGAAAAGTAAAATTCTGGCGTTCCATGAGTTTAAAAAAGATTCGCGCCGGAGAATATAATCACAAGGAAGTAAATGAATTAACGGAGGCTATACTCAATCTCAGTAACATGAAAACCGGAGCCTTGATCGTAATTCCACAAACTTCTCACCTCCGCTTTTATCAAAATACCGGAATTCAGATAAACGCAATGATCTCGAAAGATATCATTGAAAGTATATTTTATAAGAACAGTCCTTTACACGATGGAGCTTTGATTATTGCTGATCATAAAATTGCTTCCGCGAAATGCGTTTTACCCTTATCAGATAATCCTGATCTTCCTGCAAAATTCGGTCTGCGCCACCGAAGCGGATTGGGAATTACGGAGCAAAGTGATGCAACCTGTATTATAGTTTCTGAAGCAACGGGAGAAATAAGTTATGCCCGCGAAGGAAAATTATATCAGAATATTAAAAAAGAGGAATTGCGTAAATTAATTGCTCGGTCACTTTTTCACAGCATCAATTGA
- the folP gene encoding dihydropteroate synthase — protein MDKTTYFYPNKTLRIGDSLLDLSTPIVMGILNVTPDSFFDGGNYSEVDAALKHTARLISEGADIIDVGGMSTRPGAKKITAEEEILRVIPIIKAIRKEFGTVPISIDTVYGKVAKESINAGANLINDVSAGNYDPEIFKIAAETKVPYVLMHMQGTPETMQVEPQYSDVTREVFDFFIKNIHSLKGRGIEEIIIDPGFGFGKTTEHNYLLAKNLDVIKQIGLPVMVGISRKSMICKVLKVNPEKALTGSTALHAILLLKGADILRVHDIKEAKEVIKIVSQLKI, from the coding sequence ATGGACAAAACTACTTATTTCTACCCGAACAAAACATTGAGGATTGGTGATAGTTTGCTCGATTTATCCACACCCATTGTGATGGGGATTTTGAATGTGACTCCCGACTCGTTTTTTGACGGTGGCAATTATTCAGAAGTGGATGCGGCACTAAAACACACTGCTCGTTTAATTTCGGAAGGAGCCGATATAATTGATGTTGGAGGGATGAGTACAAGGCCCGGAGCGAAAAAAATTACTGCAGAGGAGGAAATCCTTCGGGTAATTCCCATAATAAAAGCCATTCGAAAGGAATTTGGAACTGTTCCCATCTCCATAGATACTGTTTATGGTAAAGTGGCAAAAGAATCAATAAATGCGGGCGCAAATTTGATAAACGATGTTTCGGCAGGAAATTATGATCCGGAAATATTTAAAATTGCTGCGGAAACAAAAGTACCCTACGTGTTGATGCATATGCAGGGAACACCGGAAACTATGCAGGTGGAGCCTCAATATTCGGATGTTACCAGGGAGGTATTTGATTTTTTCATCAAAAATATTCACTCTTTGAAAGGCCGGGGAATTGAAGAAATAATTATAGACCCTGGTTTTGGTTTTGGCAAAACAACGGAACATAATTATCTGCTTGCAAAAAATCTGGATGTGATCAAACAAATAGGATTGCCTGTAATGGTGGGAATTTCACGAAAAAGTATGATCTGTAAAGTATTAAAAGTGAATCCTGAAAAAGCATTGACCGGTAGTACTGCCCTGCATGCTATTTTATTGCTAAAGGGAGCCGACATTTTAAGGGTACATGACATAAAGGAAGCTAAGGAAGTGATTAAAATTGTATCACAACTTAAAATTTAG